One window of the Rufibacter radiotolerans genome contains the following:
- a CDS encoding multicopper oxidase domain-containing protein, translated as MALLSCWFPVTGQHENHGTPPAKQQTVIYTCPMHPEVQSPSPGKCPKCGMTLVKQKVKAAPKVAPTPKPEVRKQKPAAQPRRKVQPAPAQPAKKQPAAKKPVEHKHDTPVMNPEVKEGPVHKAGHKVEEPGPTQTPRVVRYDLYVEDTVVYFTGKPKKAIAINGSIPAPALTFTEGDTAEIYVHNKMDVETSIHWHGVFLPNRFDGVPYLTQKPIAPHTTYLYKFPIIQNGTYWYHSHSGFQEQSGMYGALIFHKKNEPDMPAIPIVLSDWTDLKPKEVYRSLRSANDWFGIQKGATQSYGEAIKQGYFTTKLKNEWKRMTAMDVSDVAYEKVLTNGQSTHEQTHFQAGDVVKLRVVNGGASTYFWLTYSGGKITVVANDGNDVEPVEVDRLIMAPSETYDLLVTIPEDMQYEFLATAEDRTNATSLWLGRGMKMPAERLGKLNYFEGMKMMNDMMKMNGDMEPMDMVMSNQQMDMNSVMYPEGAGGGHAGHGEQAPKPASEMESKMQPQKDTTQKAHSMQGHEMHNMDMDESAGDLVTLNYGMLRATEQTTLKPGPEKVLRFELTGNMNRYVWTIDNKTVSESDKILIKKGENVKIIMFNNSMMRHPMHLHGHDFRVLNKQGEYAPLKNVVDILPMETDTLEFAASESGDWFFHCHILYHMMAGMGRVFTYQNSPPNPELPDPKLAWKKLNMEEEMFLPSGQIGIESNGSDGEFMLANARYQVSTEWRIGFKKEFGIESETYFGRYLGKMQWLFPFVGFDYHHNSVENEPEETMLGQSSNQNNRKAFVAGVQYILPMLVQAEARVDSKGKLRFQLRREDIPLTSRLRMNLTANTDKEYMAGFRYVLTKYISLSTHYDSDMKYGAGFTFVY; from the coding sequence GTGGCGCTTCTCAGTTGCTGGTTTCCTGTAACCGGGCAGCACGAGAATCATGGTACACCACCCGCCAAGCAGCAGACCGTTATTTACACCTGCCCTATGCACCCCGAGGTGCAAAGCCCTTCCCCCGGTAAATGCCCCAAATGCGGCATGACTTTGGTAAAGCAAAAAGTTAAGGCTGCGCCCAAAGTAGCCCCAACCCCTAAACCGGAAGTAAGAAAACAGAAACCGGCTGCCCAACCCAGGAGAAAAGTGCAACCTGCCCCAGCGCAGCCTGCTAAGAAGCAACCAGCCGCTAAAAAACCGGTTGAGCACAAGCATGATACCCCTGTCATGAATCCAGAAGTGAAGGAAGGACCAGTTCACAAGGCGGGGCATAAAGTGGAAGAGCCTGGACCTACACAAACGCCCAGGGTAGTGCGTTATGATCTGTACGTGGAGGATACGGTAGTTTACTTCACCGGGAAGCCTAAAAAGGCCATTGCCATCAATGGCAGCATTCCGGCCCCGGCCTTGACATTCACCGAAGGGGATACCGCGGAGATTTACGTCCATAACAAAATGGATGTGGAAACCTCTATCCACTGGCACGGGGTGTTCCTGCCTAACCGGTTTGACGGGGTGCCTTACCTCACCCAAAAGCCTATCGCCCCGCATACCACCTATCTTTACAAGTTCCCCATTATCCAGAATGGAACCTACTGGTATCATAGCCACAGCGGTTTTCAGGAGCAGAGCGGCATGTACGGGGCGCTTATCTTCCACAAGAAGAACGAGCCGGACATGCCAGCCATTCCTATAGTGCTAAGCGACTGGACCGATCTTAAACCCAAGGAGGTGTACCGTTCCCTACGAAGCGCTAACGACTGGTTCGGGATCCAGAAAGGGGCTACCCAGAGTTACGGAGAGGCTATTAAGCAAGGGTATTTTACCACCAAACTCAAGAATGAATGGAAGCGCATGACCGCCATGGATGTGAGTGATGTGGCGTATGAGAAAGTCCTCACGAACGGGCAGTCCACCCACGAGCAGACCCATTTCCAGGCCGGAGACGTGGTAAAACTGCGGGTGGTGAACGGTGGCGCCTCTACCTATTTCTGGCTGACCTATTCCGGTGGAAAGATTACCGTGGTGGCCAATGACGGAAATGATGTGGAACCCGTGGAAGTAGACCGTCTCATCATGGCCCCCTCAGAAACCTATGACCTGCTGGTCACCATCCCCGAGGACATGCAGTATGAGTTCCTGGCGACTGCCGAGGATAGAACCAACGCCACTTCTTTGTGGCTAGGCAGGGGCATGAAGATGCCTGCAGAGCGCCTGGGGAAACTCAACTACTTTGAGGGGATGAAGATGATGAACGACATGATGAAAATGAACGGCGACATGGAGCCCATGGACATGGTGATGAGTAATCAGCAGATGGACATGAACAGCGTCATGTACCCCGAGGGTGCCGGTGGAGGACACGCCGGACACGGGGAGCAGGCCCCAAAGCCAGCCAGTGAGATGGAAAGTAAGATGCAGCCGCAAAAGGACACCACGCAGAAGGCCCATTCCATGCAAGGGCATGAGATGCATAACATGGACATGGACGAGAGTGCAGGCGACCTGGTCACGCTCAACTACGGCATGCTGCGGGCTACCGAGCAGACCACCCTGAAACCGGGACCAGAGAAGGTCTTGCGGTTTGAGTTGACCGGTAACATGAATCGCTACGTCTGGACCATTGACAACAAAACGGTGTCTGAGTCAGACAAAATCTTGATCAAGAAGGGTGAGAACGTGAAAATCATCATGTTTAATAACTCCATGATGCGGCACCCCATGCACCTGCACGGCCATGACTTCCGGGTCCTGAACAAACAAGGGGAATATGCGCCGCTCAAGAACGTGGTGGACATCCTGCCCATGGAAACGGACACCCTGGAATTCGCGGCCTCAGAAAGCGGGGACTGGTTTTTCCATTGCCATATTCTCTACCACATGATGGCTGGCATGGGCCGGGTGTTCACTTACCAGAACTCTCCGCCCAACCCCGAGTTGCCGGACCCCAAACTGGCCTGGAAAAAACTGAACATGGAAGAGGAAATGTTCCTGCCCTCTGGGCAAATAGGAATAGAAAGCAACGGCAGTGACGGGGAGTTTATGCTCGCCAACGCCCGGTACCAGGTCTCCACCGAATGGCGCATTGGTTTCAAGAAAGAGTTCGGCATTGAGAGTGAAACCTACTTTGGTCGGTATCTGGGCAAGATGCAGTGGCTTTTCCCTTTTGTCGGGTTTGATTACCACCACAACAGCGTGGAGAACGAGCCAGAGGAAACCATGCTGGGGCAATCTAGTAACCAGAATAACAGGAAGGCTTTCGTGGCGGGGGTGCAGTATATCTTACCCATGCTCGTGCAGGCGGAAGCCAGGGTAGACAGCAAAGGCAAGTTGCGTTTCCAACTTCGCCGGGAAGACATTCCGCTGACCAGCCGTCTGCGGATGAACCTGACCGCCAACACAGACAAGGAGTATATGGCTGGCTTCAGGTATGTGCTCACCAAATACATTTCCCTGTCCACGCATTATGACAGCGACATGAAATACGGGGCCGGTTTCACCTTTGTCTATTAA
- a CDS encoding YkgJ family cysteine cluster protein, producing the protein MDDSTNICLACGFCCDGTVVGFVQVGREELPALKEFTDIGNANGEGFFLQPCKNYCDGCSIYSKRPRQCASFECALLESLGQKRLDYDSAIKIVDEVRQKKIAIEGMLALLPFELQSQSFYFKMAELKKLLRSNKPEVSLAPDHLNLISDLDQLDRMLSKEFGVSLFD; encoded by the coding sequence ATGGATGATTCAACAAATATCTGTTTGGCTTGTGGGTTCTGCTGTGACGGTACCGTGGTTGGTTTCGTTCAGGTTGGCCGTGAAGAGTTGCCCGCGTTAAAGGAATTTACGGATATCGGGAATGCAAACGGGGAAGGTTTTTTCCTTCAACCCTGTAAAAACTATTGTGATGGGTGTAGTATCTATTCCAAAAGACCGCGGCAATGTGCCAGTTTCGAGTGCGCGCTTTTGGAATCCCTCGGACAAAAGCGATTGGATTACGATTCGGCTATCAAAATAGTGGATGAGGTTAGGCAGAAGAAGATAGCCATAGAGGGAATGCTGGCCCTACTTCCATTTGAACTACAATCTCAGTCATTTTACTTCAAGATGGCTGAATTGAAGAAGTTGCTGCGGAGCAACAAGCCTGAAGTATCATTGGCGCCAGACCACTTGAATTTAATATCAGACCTTGACCAACTTGACAGGATGCTGTCAAAGGAATTTGGTGTCTCACTATTTGACTAA
- a CDS encoding twin-arginine translocation signal domain-containing protein, with amino-acid sequence MNRRQALRATALLGAASVIGLPEEQGAVRKRI; translated from the coding sequence ATAAACAGACGTCAGGCATTAAGGGCCACAGCCCTACTTGGGGCAGCATCTGTAATAGGTTTGCCAGAGGAACAGGGCGCAGTGAGAAAAAGGATATGA
- a CDS encoding DUF6503 family protein, whose amino-acid sequence MRTLLPLLFLSLAFLACESKQSGDISSSEVPVANAQTIVDRAIEVHGGERFENLEMAFRFRDREYTAKREDGQYTYTRAFTDTLGQVKDVLTNSGFSRTINGKRQSLPAERVKAFTASVNSVIYFALLPFGLNDPAVQKQLLGTVTIKGIPYHKIKVTFKQDGGGEDFQDEFLYWMNQEKGTMDYLAYTYATEGGGIRFRKAINPKVIQGIRFQDYINYEPAGNNFLEIEKDFEAGNLKELSRIELQDIKVRAR is encoded by the coding sequence ATGAGAACCCTTCTGCCATTGCTTTTCCTAAGCCTTGCCTTTCTTGCCTGTGAATCAAAGCAATCAGGTGATATCTCCAGTTCAGAAGTTCCTGTCGCTAACGCGCAAACTATTGTTGACAGGGCCATAGAGGTTCATGGTGGGGAAAGGTTTGAGAACCTGGAGATGGCTTTCAGATTCAGGGACCGGGAGTACACCGCCAAAAGGGAGGATGGTCAATATACCTATACCCGTGCTTTCACGGATACGCTGGGCCAGGTAAAAGACGTGCTTACCAACAGCGGGTTCTCCAGGACCATTAACGGCAAAAGACAAAGCCTTCCGGCCGAAAGGGTAAAAGCATTTACCGCCTCCGTGAATTCTGTGATTTACTTTGCTTTACTCCCTTTCGGGCTCAACGACCCGGCGGTCCAAAAGCAGTTACTGGGTACGGTAACCATTAAGGGTATTCCCTATCATAAGATTAAAGTAACCTTCAAGCAGGATGGTGGGGGAGAAGACTTTCAGGATGAGTTCCTTTACTGGATGAACCAGGAGAAAGGAACTATGGATTACCTGGCGTATACGTATGCCACAGAGGGCGGCGGTATCCGTTTCCGGAAGGCCATCAACCCCAAGGTTATCCAGGGCATCAGGTTCCAAGACTACATTAACTATGAACCTGCAGGAAATAATTTTCTAGAGATAGAGAAAGATTTTGAGGCGGGCAACCTGAAAGAACTTTCCAGGATAGAACTACAAGACATTAAGGTTAGAGCACGTTAG
- a CDS encoding DUF1573 domain-containing protein → MKKHFVIALLLAGGLWTTSCEKKTETETTTTVAQENTAATTVPANDPATNPNVSGQEAVNPTGPKPVMTFKETEHDFGTIKADKKVNHTFTFTNTGQAPLVIESATATCGCTVPEWPKEPVAPGKTGTIKVEFDPTGKSGQQSKQITITANTDPQINQLTIKTNIVGAVPQAGASGPVRL, encoded by the coding sequence ATGAAAAAACACTTTGTAATTGCCTTGCTTTTAGCCGGTGGTCTCTGGACAACCAGCTGCGAGAAAAAAACCGAGACCGAAACGACCACCACGGTAGCCCAGGAAAACACCGCGGCCACCACCGTGCCCGCCAACGACCCGGCCACCAACCCCAACGTTTCTGGGCAGGAAGCCGTGAACCCTACCGGCCCGAAACCGGTGATGACGTTCAAAGAAACCGAGCATGACTTCGGGACCATCAAGGCTGATAAAAAGGTGAACCACACGTTCACGTTCACCAACACCGGGCAAGCTCCGCTGGTGATTGAGAGCGCTACCGCTACCTGCGGTTGCACCGTGCCGGAATGGCCTAAGGAACCAGTTGCCCCAGGCAAGACCGGTACTATCAAGGTTGAGTTTGACCCAACCGGAAAGTCTGGACAGCAGTCTAAGCAGATCACCATCACGGCCAACACAGATCCGCAGATCAACCAGTTGACTATCAAGACCAACATAGTTGGTGCAGTGCCACAGGCGGGAGCATCCGGACCTGTTCGCTTATAA
- the yajC gene encoding preprotein translocase subunit YajC, which yields MLTVLLQATPEGANLYSNFLFIGLIILVFYFFMIRPQQKKAKDQKKFREELKRGMNVVTVGGLHGRLLSIDDDTVWIEVDKGIKLKFDKVAIAVEATSRVNNATAESTTNS from the coding sequence ATGCTAACCGTATTATTGCAAGCTACCCCAGAAGGGGCCAACCTTTATTCTAATTTCCTGTTCATCGGGTTAATTATCCTGGTGTTTTATTTCTTCATGATCAGGCCGCAGCAGAAAAAGGCCAAAGACCAGAAGAAGTTCCGGGAAGAGCTCAAGCGCGGCATGAACGTGGTCACCGTGGGCGGGCTGCACGGCCGTCTGCTCAGCATTGATGATGACACCGTCTGGATTGAGGTAGATAAAGGCATTAAACTGAAGTTTGACAAAGTAGCCATTGCCGTGGAAGCCACCAGCCGGGTGAACAACGCCACCGCAGAGAGCACTACTAATTCTTAA
- the coaE gene encoding dephospho-CoA kinase (Dephospho-CoA kinase (CoaE) performs the final step in coenzyme A biosynthesis.), with protein sequence MLKIGITGGIGSGKSIVCQCFQLLGVPVYDSDSRAKWVMHHDPELREQLIAAFGPETFDAQQNLNRTYLSQKVFHNATELARLNGLVHPQVRKDFHAWLEAHQAAPYILKEAALMFESNAYTQVDYVLTVSAPTPLRLARTLQRDPHRTATDVEAIMAKQLSEEERVRRAQFVLYNDDTQLVLPQVVKLHATFLELASG encoded by the coding sequence ATGCTCAAGATAGGGATTACCGGCGGCATAGGCTCTGGCAAGAGCATTGTTTGCCAATGTTTCCAGTTACTGGGTGTGCCGGTCTATGACTCAGATTCCCGCGCCAAATGGGTCATGCACCATGACCCGGAATTGCGGGAGCAATTGATCGCCGCCTTCGGTCCCGAGACCTTTGACGCCCAACAGAACCTCAACCGCACCTACCTCAGCCAAAAGGTCTTCCACAATGCCACCGAATTGGCCAGATTGAATGGCTTGGTGCACCCGCAGGTACGTAAAGACTTCCATGCCTGGTTAGAAGCGCACCAAGCGGCTCCTTATATCTTAAAAGAGGCGGCCCTCATGTTTGAGTCCAATGCCTACACGCAGGTAGATTACGTGCTCACCGTATCTGCCCCCACGCCCTTACGACTGGCCCGTACCCTCCAGCGCGACCCTCACCGCACCGCTACAGACGTGGAAGCCATCATGGCCAAGCAACTATCAGAGGAGGAAAGAGTACGCCGCGCTCAGTTCGTGCTTTACAATGATGACACGCAACTGGTCCTGCCGCAGGTAGTGAAACTCCATGCGACTTTTTTGGAATTAGCTTCCGGGTAG
- a CDS encoding YbbR-like domain-containing protein has protein sequence MLLCFLTAATFWLLNALNKNYTTQVSYPIEFKYDHKALVPVKPLPEEVMINVTGKGWKLLQKNLLFNVKPAELSIRGLPYVKRLPGTALRPAISGALDGLSLNFVITDTVSFDFDRLVRRKLPLTLDSTQLKLEAGYGFVGPVKVRPDSVTFTGPEQILNLFPSPYPLSLPTDVLKAPFKGELPLTYDFTTLVKADVSEAEVQFGVVPLERKEVTVQPVLQNFPPGLLLRVLNGPITVQYSFLPKNQELVQPELFQVALDYLKFNATDSTIAPVMLQRSPKTRNITVLPGRVKISLTPQ, from the coding sequence GTGTTGCTTTGTTTTTTAACGGCGGCAACGTTTTGGCTGCTTAACGCCCTCAACAAGAATTACACAACCCAGGTCTCTTACCCCATAGAGTTTAAGTATGACCATAAAGCCCTGGTTCCGGTAAAGCCCTTGCCCGAAGAGGTCATGATCAACGTGACCGGCAAAGGCTGGAAACTGCTGCAGAAAAACCTGCTGTTCAACGTAAAGCCCGCCGAATTATCCATCAGGGGTTTGCCTTACGTGAAACGGCTTCCGGGGACCGCCCTCAGGCCCGCTATCTCCGGGGCCTTAGACGGGTTGAGCCTTAACTTCGTCATCACAGACACGGTCAGCTTTGACTTTGACCGCCTGGTACGGCGCAAGCTCCCCCTCACCCTGGACAGTACCCAACTGAAACTAGAGGCCGGCTACGGCTTTGTAGGGCCCGTGAAAGTGCGCCCAGACTCTGTGACCTTTACCGGCCCAGAGCAAATCCTGAACCTCTTTCCCAGCCCGTACCCTCTTTCTTTACCCACCGATGTCTTGAAGGCGCCCTTTAAAGGCGAATTGCCTCTTACCTATGATTTTACCACCTTGGTGAAAGCAGACGTAAGCGAAGCCGAGGTGCAGTTTGGAGTGGTGCCGCTGGAACGCAAGGAAGTGACGGTACAGCCTGTCCTGCAGAATTTCCCGCCGGGCTTGCTGCTTCGGGTCCTGAACGGACCGATAACGGTGCAGTACTCGTTCTTGCCCAAGAACCAAGAGTTGGTGCAGCCCGAACTGTTTCAGGTGGCCCTTGACTACCTGAAATTCAATGCCACTGACTCTACCATTGCCCCTGTAATGCTGCAGCGGTCCCCCAAGACCAGGAACATTACCGTGTTGCCAGGCCGGGTGAAGATCTCCCTAACACCCCAATAA